The following proteins are encoded in a genomic region of Acropora muricata isolate sample 2 unplaced genomic scaffold, ASM3666990v1 scaffold_735, whole genome shotgun sequence:
- the LOC136907106 gene encoding lysophosphatidic acid receptor 3-like, protein MANHSLQRNTTSSLPLFSASECIPMLIAFGMESVAIVTLNALTIIVYLKEYGLRKRSMYLVINLAFVDMLVPGCAITECWFLGSYCKFWTINSLNLSSFIVIGVWFDVIPLASVTNLAAISLERVHATFRPFQHRLIKKKMFGAGVAIVWITIGLSAAIAVLVHFHSFSIELNRSLITLYLSFFLLSLLITLVSYSSIAIKIIYGNQPHHNGATSREKKLTKTLFIVTVASLTLTQPLIIFQILNAVSSHTFTVISHQTWLRLYYCFGFLFCANSLVNPICYGFRIPEFRRALFSFLRCRFLQQPAQVFPLNN, encoded by the coding sequence ATGGCCAATCATTCTCTGCAGCGCAACACAACGTCATCTTTACCGTTGTTTTCGGCATCTGAGTGCATTCCCATGTTAATAGCGTTTGGCATGGAGTCTGTTGCCATAGTGACATTGAATGCCCTTACgatcattgtttacctgaaagagtatggtcttcgcaagcgcagcatgtacctggtgatcaacctgGCATTTGTTGATATGCTTGTTCCGGGCTGTGCGATCACTGAGTGCTGGTTTTTGGGAAGCTATTGTAAGTTTTGGACCATCAACTCTTTGAACCTTTCATCTTTTATAGTTATCGGGGTTTGGTTTGACGTCATTCCATTAGCATCAgtaacaaaccttgctgctatttccttGGAGCGGgtgcacgcaacgtttcgtccatttcagcatcgcctcatcaaaaagaaaatgtttggagcaggtgttgctattgtttggattacaATTGGGCTCTCTGCAGCAATTGCTGTCTTGGTTCACTTCCACTCATTCTCTATCGAACTAAATCGCAGCCTTATTACCTTATActtatcatttttcttgctttcccTTTTAATTACCCTTGTGTCTTACTCTtctatagctataaaaattATCTATGGAAATCAACCTCATCACAATGGTGCAACCAGTAGAGAAAAGaaactgaccaagacactgttcattgtgacagttgcaTCTTTAACGCTCACGCAGCCACTTATTATTTTTCAGATTCTTAATGCTGTGTCATCACACACTTTCACAGTCATTTCGCATCAAACATGGCTTCGCTtatattattgttttggttttttattttgtgccaactctcttgtcaatccaattTGTTATGgatttagaattccagagttcaggagagctctgttttcctttttgcgctGTAGATTCCTACAGCAGCCTGCTCAAGTTTTTCCTCTTAACAATTAA